A single genomic interval of Helianthus annuus cultivar XRQ/B chromosome 6, HanXRQr2.0-SUNRISE, whole genome shotgun sequence harbors:
- the LOC110878161 gene encoding 60S ribosomal protein L21-1 — protein sequence MPAGHGLRSRTRDLFARGFRKKGTIHLSTYLRTYHVGDYVDIKVNGAVHKGMPHKFYHGRTGQVWNVTKRAIGVEMNKQVGNRIIKKRIHVRIEHVMPSRCNEELKQRIKKNDQLKAEAKAKGVVISTKRQPLGPKPGFMVEGTTLETVTPIPYDVVNDLKGGY from the exons ATGCCGGCCGGTCATGGATTGCGATCTCGAACAAGAGATCTGTTCGCTCGAGGATTCAGGAAGAAAGGTACAATCCATCTCTCCACCTACCTCCGAACCTATCACGTCGGCGATTACGTCGACATCAAGGTCAACGGCGCCGTTCACAAAGGTATGCCCCATAAGTTTTACCATGGTCGCACCGGTCAGGTCTGGAACGTCACCAAACGCGCCATTGGCGTCGAGATGAACAAACAG GTTGGTAACAGAATAATCAAGAAGAGGATTCACGTGCGCATCGAGCATGTAATGCCATCAAGGTGCAATGAAGAGTTGAAGCAACGGATTAAAAAGAACGATCAACTAAAAGCCGAGGCCAAGGCTAAAGGCGTGGTAATCAGTACCAAGAGGCAACCACTTGGACCCAAACCTGGGTTTATGGTTGAAGGGACCACCCTAGAGACAGTAACTCCCATTCCTTACGATGTCGTCAATGATCTTAAAGGCGGATATTAA